In a genomic window of Longimicrobium sp.:
- a CDS encoding helix-turn-helix domain-containing protein — protein MKIATRPVLVLHGNRDLRAAIRELSGREYSFRSVRDWDQLTEAIHDAPPSALVMVDPFAESPRRGISALQTLVEEFPSIPVLAAVSVTPGCGEDLVALAEAGAVDIIAIGHDDTPEAIRERLRLARSRPLKVLLDRLLPEDMPGRARAIVEAAADVVAVGGYARDLSAELRMGARTLSRWTERSGLPVPRRLLAWLRILMAAQLLDDRGRTVLSVALACGYSSDAGLRRVMQTFLGETPTRLRRRARAFDTAAGAFLASLQPHRKHGS, from the coding sequence ATGAAGATCGCTACCCGCCCGGTTCTCGTGTTGCACGGGAACCGGGATCTCCGTGCGGCCATCCGCGAGCTTTCCGGTCGCGAATACTCGTTCCGGTCGGTCCGGGACTGGGACCAGCTCACCGAGGCCATCCACGACGCGCCCCCATCCGCCCTGGTCATGGTTGACCCGTTCGCAGAGTCGCCACGCAGGGGCATTTCCGCCCTTCAGACGCTCGTAGAGGAGTTTCCATCCATCCCGGTGCTCGCCGCGGTGAGCGTGACGCCTGGCTGCGGCGAAGACCTGGTCGCGCTTGCCGAGGCGGGGGCCGTCGACATCATCGCGATCGGGCACGACGACACGCCGGAAGCCATCCGCGAGCGCCTTCGCCTGGCTCGCTCCCGCCCGCTGAAGGTGCTTCTCGATCGGCTGCTGCCCGAGGATATGCCCGGCCGCGCGCGCGCGATCGTCGAGGCCGCCGCAGACGTGGTCGCGGTCGGCGGCTACGCCCGCGACCTGAGCGCCGAGCTGCGCATGGGGGCCCGCACACTGTCGCGCTGGACCGAGCGGTCCGGATTGCCGGTGCCCCGCCGGCTCCTCGCCTGGCTCCGGATCCTCATGGCCGCGCAGCTCCTGGACGACCGAGGCCGCACCGTCCTCTCCGTCGCGCTCGCGTGCGGATACTCCTCCGACGCGGGGCTGCGGCGCGTGATGCAGACGTTCCTGGGCGAGACGCCCACGCGCCTCCGCCGGCGGGCCCGCGCCTTCGACACCGCGGCGGGGGCGTTCCTCGCCAGCCTGCAGCCCCATCGCAAGCACGGGAGCTAG